A window from Salmo trutta chromosome 29, fSalTru1.1, whole genome shotgun sequence encodes these proteins:
- the LOC115166700 gene encoding PQ-loop repeat-containing protein 1-like has translation MDNRLDLGDEEEGDVGTLWHSLDWLTSCVMVVGGALPYASQYQQILRTKNTDGFSTRVCLVLLVANILRILFWFGKQFEVTLLLQSVVMILTMLVMLNLCCSVQNTNRITTKQQHITDLDPRFFWSWDGFEDYLIFLLAFTLPCAFTTLLLLDSSLFVESLGFLAVLTEAMLGLPQLLQNQRNHSTTGMSVNMVLLWMAGDSFKTAYFALKESPLQFLLCGLTQVLVDLAILYQVCLYSQDPWDKLA, from the exons ATGGACAACAGACTGGATctgggtgatgaggaggagggagatgtggGGACCCTGTGGCACTCTTTGGACTGGCTGACATCCTGTGTGATGGTGGTTGGAGGGGCTCTGCCCTACGCCTCACAGTACCAGCAGATCCTTCGGACCAAGAACACAGACGGCTTCTCTACACGCGTCTGCCTGGTTCTGCTGGTCGCTAACATCCTCCGCATCCTCTTCTG GTTTGGGAAGCAGTTTGAGGTGACTCTGCTCCTGCAGAGTGTGGTGATGATTCTCACCATGCTGGTGATGCTCAACCTCTGCTGCTCCGTACAGAACACCAACCGTATCACCACCAAACAGCAACACATCACAG atcTGGACCCCCGGTTCTTTTGGAGCTGGGACGGCTTTGAGGACTACCTCATCTTCCTGTTGGCCTTCACGCTGCCCTGTGCCTTCACCACCCTTCTCCTCCTGGACTCCTCTCTGTTTGTGGAGTCCCTGGGCTTCCTGGCCGTGTTGACGGAGGCCATGCTGGGGCTACCACAGCTGCTCCAGAACCAACGCAACCACTCCACCACCGGCATGAG TGTGAACATGGTCCTACTGTGGATGGCCGGGGACAGCTTCAAGACGGCCTACTTTGCCCTGAAGGAGAGCCCGCTCCAGTTCCTGCTGTGTGGGCTGACTCAGGTACTGGTGGATCTGGCTATCCTCTATCAAGTGTGTCTCTACAGCCAAGACCCCTGGGACAAACTGGCttaa
- the LOC115166699 gene encoding heat shock factor-binding protein 1 — translation MSEIQDPKSVQDLTGVVQTLLQQMQDKFQTMSDQIIGRIDEMSGRIDDLEKNIGDLMTQAGVEEMEAENKVKEEQGSS, via the exons ATGTCAGAGATCCAGGATCCGAAATCTGTACAGGACCTGACTGGGGTG GTCCAGACATTGCTGCAGCAGATGCAGGATAAATTCCAGACCATGTCAGACCAGATCATTGGAAGAA TCGATGAGATGAGTGGCCGCATCGATGACCTGGAGAAGAACATTGGTGACCTGATGACCCAGGCTGgggtggaggagatggaggcGGAGAACAAGGTCAAGGAGGAACAGGGTTCTTCTTAA